A genomic stretch from Planctomycetaceae bacterium includes:
- a CDS encoding prolyl oligopeptidase family serine peptidase → MTNNINDQPSENHSSIRSAQLKTAKALSRRHALQAFSHAAAGTAFSYALSPLQANRTFATESNAGPSVQNVAPLNRFPRMVHEYFVRLVREADQKNSDRIASLSTRQEAEQYVEMVREKIQQSFGPFPERTPLDSRVTGIVKRDGYRIENIIFESRPGFPVTANLYLPVNRDGKLPGVVGTCGHSNNGKAAEAYQQFAQGLARLGFACLIYDPIGQGERLQYVNDALKSTKGAGVQEHLYGGNQQFLVGEFLGTWRAWDGIRALDYLLERPEIDPNRIGITGNSGGGTMTTWLTGVEQRWAMSAPSCFVTTFRRNMENELPADTEQCPPKAIALGLDHSDFLAALAPKPVIILAKERDYFDARGSEEAYRRLRKLYGLLGHPDQVALFVGPTGHGYSQENREAMYSWFSRSADKQSDSAVDGAPVGVLTSDATIPFVAEPELQIETDETLTCTPKGQVAALEGTRSIWEFTRDKSIELAAKRSTLRGDALKAAITDVLRLPVLPATPPDYRIWRHLNSRGYPMPAAVAYTVESEPGIQTICYRLTSERWYSRVPVAGDTAILYIAHLSSDSELREEPLIRDVMAAQPDIPFFACDVRGIGESMPDTCDPNSFHSAYGNDYFYAIHSLMLDRPYLGQKTFDVLRALQWLKSNGHTKVHLVAKGWGALCGTFASVLSDQVTQVTLKHALTSYSEIAQSRDYRWPLSALLPNVLEQFDLPDCYAQLEEKNLTQLAPATAEAGVH, encoded by the coding sequence ATGACGAACAACATCAACGATCAGCCCTCTGAAAATCATTCATCGATTCGGTCAGCTCAGCTGAAGACAGCGAAAGCTCTCTCCCGACGCCATGCACTGCAAGCCTTTTCGCATGCCGCTGCGGGGACGGCGTTTTCTTATGCCCTTTCGCCCCTGCAGGCTAACCGCACTTTTGCGACCGAATCAAATGCCGGGCCTTCCGTGCAGAATGTCGCGCCGCTGAACCGATTTCCGCGCATGGTTCATGAGTACTTCGTGCGTCTGGTGCGAGAAGCAGATCAGAAGAACTCCGACCGAATTGCCTCATTGTCAACCCGACAGGAGGCTGAGCAATATGTCGAGATGGTCCGAGAAAAGATCCAGCAATCGTTTGGTCCGTTTCCTGAGCGAACACCGTTGGATTCACGGGTTACTGGAATCGTTAAAAGAGACGGCTACCGCATTGAAAACATCATTTTCGAGAGTCGCCCCGGCTTCCCCGTCACGGCGAACCTCTACCTGCCCGTCAATCGTGACGGAAAGCTGCCGGGTGTCGTTGGAACCTGCGGACATTCAAATAATGGAAAGGCCGCCGAAGCTTATCAGCAGTTCGCACAGGGCCTGGCCAGACTTGGATTCGCCTGCCTGATTTACGATCCAATCGGGCAGGGAGAGCGGCTTCAGTATGTGAATGACGCGCTGAAGTCGACAAAGGGGGCCGGTGTTCAGGAACATCTTTACGGTGGCAATCAACAGTTTCTGGTCGGAGAGTTCCTCGGCACGTGGAGGGCATGGGATGGCATCCGCGCGCTCGATTACCTGCTGGAACGTCCGGAAATTGACCCCAATCGCATCGGAATTACAGGTAATTCTGGTGGGGGCACGATGACCACGTGGCTAACGGGTGTTGAACAACGATGGGCAATGTCGGCCCCCAGTTGTTTTGTCACAACATTCCGTCGCAACATGGAAAACGAGCTTCCCGCCGATACGGAACAGTGTCCGCCGAAAGCCATTGCTCTTGGACTTGATCATTCCGATTTCCTGGCAGCGCTCGCACCAAAGCCTGTCATCATTCTGGCGAAAGAGCGCGACTATTTCGACGCACGAGGTTCTGAAGAAGCTTACCGTCGCCTTCGGAAGCTGTACGGACTTCTTGGGCACCCGGATCAGGTCGCTCTGTTTGTCGGACCAACCGGACATGGCTATTCGCAGGAGAATCGCGAAGCCATGTACAGTTGGTTTTCGCGGTCAGCGGACAAACAATCAGATTCTGCCGTTGATGGAGCCCCGGTCGGTGTCCTGACATCGGATGCCACCATCCCTTTTGTGGCCGAACCTGAACTTCAGATCGAGACAGACGAGACATTGACGTGCACACCGAAAGGGCAGGTAGCAGCACTCGAAGGGACACGCTCAATCTGGGAATTCACTCGCGACAAATCGATTGAGCTGGCTGCAAAGCGAAGCACCCTTCGTGGCGATGCATTGAAGGCGGCCATTACAGATGTGCTGAGGCTGCCGGTGCTTCCAGCAACACCGCCCGACTATCGAATCTGGCGACACTTGAATTCACGCGGCTATCCGATGCCTGCGGCGGTGGCCTACACTGTGGAAAGTGAACCGGGCATCCAGACAATTTGCTACCGGCTGACGAGTGAGCGATGGTATTCTCGAGTTCCGGTGGCGGGTGATACAGCAATTCTCTACATCGCTCACCTGTCGAGCGATTCCGAACTTCGCGAAGAACCGCTGATTCGCGACGTGATGGCGGCCCAGCCTGACATTCCGTTTTTTGCATGTGACGTCCGGGGAATTGGAGAATCGATGCCCGACACCTGCGATCCGAATTCATTCCACAGCGCCTATGGCAACGATTACTTTTACGCAATTCACAGCCTGATGCTTGATCGCCCATACCTTGGACAAAAGACATTTGATGTCCTTCGTGCGCTGCAATGGCTGAAATCAAATGGTCACACAAAAGTACATCTGGTCGCCAAAGGCTGGGGCGCGCTCTGCGGAACGTTTGCATCGGTGTTGTCGGACCAGGTCACGCAGGTCACTTTGAAACACGCGTTGACCTCCTATTCTGAAATCGCTCAATCCAGAGACTATCGCTGGCCACTGTCAGCACTTCTGCCAAATGTACTGGAACAGTTTGACCTGCCGGATTGTTATGCCCAGCTGGAAGAAAAGAACCTGACTCAACTTGCCCCCGCAACAGCCGAAGCAGGAGTTCACTAA
- the tyrS gene encoding tyrosine--tRNA ligase: MTTAFLPVEEQLQILTRGVEKIVPSDELARKLQHSRDTGTPLRVKYGIDPTGIDVHLGHTVPLRKIRQFQDLGHQAVIIIGNYTAMVGDPSGRDEARSRRLTEDEVEANARDYLAQVGKVVDMSRAEVHRNGDWFGRMSFAQVLNLCGRVTVAQLLTRDDFAKRYREERPIYMHECLYPVMQAWDSVEIKSDVELGGTEQLYSFMLARDLQSQEGLNQQIGMMSPILVGLDGVRRMGKSLGNYIGISEPPYEMMKKFMQIPDDVLRMYFELLTEIPMDEVEQLLAGHLKTAKVNLAKTVIAQYYDSAQANEAADRWQNEIGGGGLPADIPEATLDPAELQDGSLPAFKLLTALSLCSSGGEARRLIAQGGAKLGPEKAVIESIDQAITVEDGLLVWAGKKKFCRVKLA, from the coding sequence ATGACAACTGCATTTCTACCGGTTGAAGAACAACTACAAATCCTGACTCGAGGCGTTGAAAAAATCGTTCCGTCTGACGAGCTGGCCAGGAAACTTCAGCACAGTCGCGATACCGGAACTCCACTGCGCGTCAAGTACGGAATCGATCCCACCGGAATTGATGTTCACCTGGGACACACTGTTCCCCTGCGCAAGATCCGTCAGTTTCAGGATCTGGGGCATCAGGCGGTCATCATCATCGGCAATTACACTGCCATGGTCGGAGATCCCAGCGGTCGGGACGAAGCCCGCAGCAGGAGACTGACCGAAGACGAGGTCGAAGCAAACGCGCGAGATTACCTGGCCCAGGTGGGCAAAGTTGTCGACATGAGTCGAGCAGAAGTGCATCGCAACGGTGACTGGTTCGGCCGGATGTCATTTGCACAGGTGCTCAACCTTTGCGGCCGCGTCACGGTCGCACAGTTGCTGACACGCGATGATTTTGCAAAACGGTACCGTGAAGAACGCCCCATCTACATGCACGAATGTCTGTATCCTGTGATGCAGGCGTGGGACAGCGTCGAAATCAAATCGGACGTAGAACTCGGCGGCACAGAACAACTTTACAGCTTCATGCTGGCTCGGGATCTGCAGTCTCAGGAGGGACTGAATCAGCAAATTGGAATGATGTCACCAATTCTTGTAGGACTGGACGGTGTCCGGCGAATGGGCAAGAGTCTCGGCAACTATATCGGGATCAGCGAGCCACCGTATGAAATGATGAAAAAGTTCATGCAGATCCCGGATGATGTCCTTCGCATGTATTTCGAATTGCTGACCGAAATCCCAATGGACGAGGTCGAACAACTGCTCGCCGGTCACCTGAAGACAGCCAAGGTGAACCTGGCCAAAACTGTGATCGCACAGTATTACGACTCCGCGCAGGCCAACGAAGCGGCTGACCGATGGCAAAACGAAATTGGAGGCGGCGGACTTCCTGCCGATATCCCGGAAGCCACGCTGGATCCTGCTGAGCTTCAGGATGGCAGTTTGCCGGCATTCAAACTGCTAACCGCATTGTCATTGTGCAGCTCGGGAGGTGAGGCCAGAAGACTCATTGCCCAGGGCGGCGCAAAACTCGGCCCTGAAAAAGCCGTCATCGAATCGATCGACCAGGCCATCACGGTCGAAGACGGACTTTTGGTATGGGCCGGCAAGAAGAAATTCTGCCGAGTGAAACTGGCGTAA
- a CDS encoding CPBP family intramembrane glutamic endopeptidase — MIGTVILKTFSDCSPLLILGQVVDPEVTPTLIATGALMLLAAAGSAAMIVVWFIRWQRFGFLLPAARRPMLRSPVSLLAFTLILGFLLAIVVAFPPSPPVAAAANSNTAENSADTDKNPSDSEEAQLTVDQVEGAGDDTGQGAAPNLNAHNVMANMQAMLLFDLVLGLVLAGSLFVASQRGRVWLPEKNVQGSIDSAHLPRPISVDAWGDLDAPVPVESTSGAWRPTAASMVATSVDEPSSVPGPDPDTETINGASLEGDPGDLATLATSEPVEEEHFSLLTELRYAAEVFLAAFLPTTILRILIVAIVVSVTGEQPDSHPFLEMMDDGIAVPVLAMIAIMAVVVAPLLEEMMYRVIILGGFAQLGYAGGGLFVSSLVFCFAHNFPDSIALLPLAFALGYTYLRRKNYITVILVHFLFNTFNMVIAGLALPNLP, encoded by the coding sequence ATGATCGGAACCGTCATCCTGAAAACTTTCTCCGATTGTTCCCCGCTTCTGATTCTGGGGCAGGTCGTCGATCCGGAAGTCACGCCAACTCTAATCGCGACAGGCGCACTGATGTTGCTGGCCGCTGCCGGCAGTGCGGCGATGATTGTCGTCTGGTTCATCCGCTGGCAGAGGTTTGGCTTTCTTCTGCCAGCCGCGCGACGACCAATGCTGAGGTCCCCGGTGTCCCTGTTGGCATTCACTCTGATCCTGGGATTCCTTCTGGCAATTGTCGTTGCGTTTCCTCCTTCCCCGCCTGTTGCTGCTGCGGCAAATTCGAATACGGCGGAAAACAGCGCCGACACAGATAAGAACCCATCCGACTCCGAAGAAGCTCAGCTTACTGTGGATCAGGTTGAAGGCGCGGGCGACGATACCGGGCAGGGTGCAGCTCCGAATTTGAACGCGCACAACGTGATGGCCAATATGCAGGCAATGCTGTTATTCGATCTGGTTCTCGGACTCGTTCTGGCGGGAAGCTTATTTGTGGCAAGTCAACGAGGACGTGTCTGGCTGCCTGAAAAGAACGTCCAGGGCTCCATTGATTCTGCTCACCTGCCCAGGCCCATCTCAGTTGACGCCTGGGGAGATCTTGATGCCCCGGTGCCGGTGGAATCAACTTCCGGTGCCTGGCGGCCAACAGCAGCATCCATGGTTGCAACATCCGTAGATGAGCCATCCTCGGTGCCCGGCCCGGATCCGGACACTGAGACCATCAACGGTGCTTCCCTCGAGGGCGATCCCGGTGACCTCGCCACACTTGCGACTTCGGAACCTGTGGAAGAGGAGCATTTTTCCCTGTTGACCGAACTACGCTATGCGGCTGAAGTGTTTCTGGCAGCATTCTTACCGACAACCATCCTGCGTATTCTCATTGTGGCCATCGTTGTCAGCGTGACGGGTGAACAGCCAGACTCGCATCCATTCCTTGAAATGATGGACGACGGAATCGCGGTTCCCGTTCTGGCAATGATCGCAATCATGGCCGTTGTCGTGGCGCCATTGCTGGAAGAGATGATGTATCGTGTCATCATCCTCGGTGGTTTCGCACAGCTGGGTTACGCTGGCGGTGGACTTTTCGTGTCGTCTCTGGTCTTCTGCTTTGCACACAATTTCCCGGATTCGATTGCCCTTTTGCCGCTGGCTTTCGCTCTTGGCTACACCTACCTTCGCCGAAAAAACTACATCACTGTCATCCTTGTACATTTCCTGTTCAACACATTTAACATGGTGATTGCCGGGCTCGCGTTGCCGAATCTGCCGTGA
- the trpC gene encoding indole-3-glycerol phosphate synthase TrpC yields MSTILDEIIEHKRREVAVARAGKPFSELQAQLADAPPVRGFHAALSSARAPGLIAEVKKASPSAGIIRQDFDPVTIARTYEAAGAACLSVLTDERFFQGHLDYLRAIREAVRIPVMRKEFVIDRYQVAEARVAGADCVLLIAECLNDQELADLYGYIRDLGMDALIELYDFENTDRVLATGTSLVGINNRDLRTFHTSLDHTFQLKKAIPAEILLVSESGIRTNDDIARLRAANVGAVLVGETLMRQHDIAQAVRDLMG; encoded by the coding sequence TTGTCGACTATTCTTGACGAAATCATTGAGCACAAGCGCAGGGAGGTTGCTGTCGCTCGGGCAGGGAAGCCCTTTTCAGAACTGCAGGCTCAGCTGGCTGATGCTCCTCCGGTTCGCGGATTTCACGCCGCGCTTTCATCAGCCAGAGCTCCGGGCCTGATTGCTGAGGTCAAGAAAGCCTCGCCGTCGGCAGGAATTATTCGGCAGGATTTCGATCCGGTTACCATTGCTCGGACCTACGAAGCAGCGGGTGCCGCATGCCTGAGTGTTCTGACGGACGAACGCTTCTTCCAGGGGCATCTTGACTACCTGAGGGCAATTCGTGAGGCGGTCCGGATCCCGGTCATGCGAAAGGAGTTCGTGATCGACCGGTATCAGGTGGCGGAAGCACGAGTCGCCGGCGCGGACTGCGTGTTGCTGATCGCTGAGTGTCTGAATGATCAGGAACTGGCGGATCTGTACGGCTATATTCGCGATCTGGGTATGGATGCACTGATTGAACTCTATGACTTCGAGAACACGGACCGCGTTCTTGCAACCGGTACCAGCCTCGTCGGAATCAACAATCGCGATCTGCGAACGTTTCATACCTCGCTGGATCACACGTTCCAGTTGAAGAAGGCGATTCCCGCTGAGATATTGCTGGTCAGCGAAAGCGGAATTCGAACAAATGATGATATTGCCCGCCTGCGTGCTGCCAACGTGGGTGCAGTTCTGGTGGGCGAGACCTTAATGCGACAACACGACATTGCGCAAGCCGTCCGTGATCTGATGGGCTAA
- a CDS encoding phosphoesterase: MNAPVEHVLVIPTAVFHEVGHFNGFCSDTDRYLKVILDPAHASYRPRPEMEQDPSFKQLIPYCIFRCNGQVFYYQRGTAQGEARLHAKRSIGVGGHVSTLDLNKDAIPYIEGMRREIEEEVDLETGWVETCAGLINDDESEVGKVHLGIVHVFDLDIPKVSPREQSMINAGFATPSELVHEFDQFETWSQICLKFLTE, translated from the coding sequence ATGAATGCCCCTGTTGAACACGTGCTGGTCATTCCCACGGCTGTCTTTCATGAGGTTGGCCATTTCAATGGATTTTGCAGTGATACGGATCGCTACCTGAAAGTTATTCTCGACCCGGCTCATGCCAGCTATCGACCGCGGCCCGAAATGGAGCAGGATCCTTCATTTAAGCAGCTCATTCCGTACTGTATTTTTCGCTGCAATGGTCAGGTTTTCTACTACCAGCGTGGTACAGCACAGGGGGAAGCCAGGTTGCACGCCAAACGCTCGATTGGTGTTGGCGGCCATGTGTCGACCCTGGATCTGAACAAGGATGCGATTCCGTACATCGAAGGAATGCGTCGCGAGATTGAGGAGGAAGTTGATCTGGAAACAGGTTGGGTTGAAACGTGTGCAGGGCTGATTAACGACGATGAATCAGAAGTGGGCAAAGTTCATCTGGGAATTGTTCATGTTTTCGACCTCGACATTCCCAAAGTTTCACCCCGTGAACAGTCGATGATAAACGCAGGGTTCGCAACTCCGTCGGAATTGGTCCATGAATTCGACCAATTTGAGACCTGGTCACAGATTTGTCTCAAGTTCCTGACGGAATAA
- a CDS encoding NAD(P)H-hydrate dehydratase translates to MTEIRKVDRPALPQRDPNGHKGTFGRTLIIGGSVGFSGAVCLASTAALRSGSGLVTTAIPQSIQSTVAGYEPSFMTVGLPVNRRGLLQSSASAIVPSLIKGKDSVGIGPGLGTSPAAASVLRAVFESALCPVVVDADGLNLLARNRLLFMRQKSPVVLTPHPGEFARLTGHSIEQIQANREVLAARFANESGAVVVLKGPGTVVTDGRTLFRNTSGNSGMATGGSGDVLTGVIVSLLGQGLSPFNAAAVGVYAHGLAGDLAAAALGPQGMIASDLLRFLPPAWREIDGSQSSTCR, encoded by the coding sequence ATGACGGAAATTCGAAAGGTTGACCGCCCTGCCCTGCCGCAGAGGGATCCGAATGGCCACAAGGGAACTTTCGGTCGAACGCTGATTATTGGTGGTTCCGTTGGGTTCAGTGGTGCCGTTTGTCTGGCGTCCACTGCAGCCCTTCGAAGTGGTTCTGGTCTTGTCACCACGGCCATACCGCAAAGCATTCAGTCTACCGTCGCAGGGTACGAGCCTTCGTTCATGACCGTGGGGCTTCCCGTGAATCGGCGAGGGCTGCTTCAGTCGTCAGCCTCTGCCATCGTCCCGAGCCTGATAAAAGGGAAGGATTCGGTTGGGATTGGGCCTGGCCTGGGGACCTCCCCGGCAGCCGCATCTGTACTGAGAGCCGTGTTTGAATCCGCTCTCTGTCCCGTCGTCGTTGATGCCGATGGCTTGAATCTTCTGGCGAGAAATCGTTTGTTATTCATGCGACAGAAGTCTCCCGTCGTCCTGACGCCGCATCCAGGTGAATTCGCTCGACTCACTGGTCACAGCATCGAGCAGATTCAGGCAAATCGCGAAGTGCTGGCTGCCCGGTTCGCCAATGAGTCAGGAGCAGTAGTTGTGCTGAAAGGTCCGGGGACCGTTGTGACAGACGGTCGAACGCTGTTCAGGAATACCAGCGGAAACTCCGGTATGGCGACAGGCGGAAGCGGCGATGTGTTGACGGGTGTCATCGTCTCGCTCCTGGGTCAGGGCTTGTCGCCTTTCAATGCGGCAGCTGTTGGAGTGTACGCCCATGGATTAGCCGGCGATCTGGCCGCCGCCGCATTGGGCCCACAGGGAATGATTGCCTCAGACTTGCTTCGGTTCCTGCCTCCTGCATGGAGAGAAATCGATGGTTCGCAATCGTCAACCTGCAGGTGA
- a CDS encoding DUF1501 domain-containing protein yields MKCPYACDSFDHVHGRRAFLQRITAAGLSFGGVSAATGLAGLMSDTPVLAEQLKSRHKRVLNVFLHGGVSQLESWDPKPNTNTGGPFRAISTSVPGIHISELLPHTAQQMHHLSIIRSLNTKNNDHGRGQAEMTTGHKQIPGSNYPHLGAVAARLLTPEDFTLPGHILIRGAGSSSGKAAYLGPKFESVVMNDGKPPQYTERPSGLTAEADQRRNELRARFSDRFAARRRTADTDAYTFSYDQAQSLLAQRDVFDASREPAADQQRYGTSEFGEHCLLARRLLEHGVPFVQINHSNYDTHYENFDFHIEQLGEFDLPFATLISDLAERGLLQDTLICVMSEFGRTPKINTRYGRDHWGTAWSVVLGGTGIQPGGVIGMTNENGTAVVERQVDHGHLFHTILQAVGVQSAGEFEIGGRTYPIADPSKGPIEELLA; encoded by the coding sequence ATGAAATGCCCATACGCATGTGACTCTTTCGACCATGTCCACGGTCGTCGTGCGTTTCTGCAAAGAATCACTGCAGCCGGATTGTCATTCGGTGGCGTCTCTGCAGCAACAGGACTCGCCGGTCTCATGTCCGACACACCTGTGCTGGCAGAGCAACTGAAGTCGCGTCATAAACGGGTGCTGAACGTATTTCTGCATGGCGGTGTCAGCCAGTTAGAGTCGTGGGACCCAAAACCAAACACAAACACAGGTGGTCCGTTCCGCGCAATTTCAACTTCTGTACCGGGGATCCACATTTCCGAACTCCTGCCACACACAGCGCAGCAGATGCACCACCTGTCGATCATTCGAAGTCTGAATACAAAGAATAACGACCACGGGCGCGGGCAGGCAGAGATGACCACCGGCCACAAGCAGATTCCGGGCAGCAACTATCCACACCTGGGTGCGGTGGCTGCAAGATTACTGACACCCGAAGACTTCACACTGCCCGGCCATATACTCATCCGAGGAGCAGGAAGCAGTTCGGGCAAGGCGGCCTATCTCGGACCAAAGTTCGAAAGTGTCGTGATGAATGACGGTAAGCCGCCGCAATATACAGAACGGCCATCCGGACTAACTGCAGAAGCCGATCAACGCAGGAACGAACTTCGCGCCAGATTCAGCGATCGCTTCGCAGCTCGACGCCGAACGGCAGATACCGACGCCTACACGTTTTCCTACGACCAGGCTCAAAGTTTGCTGGCACAACGTGATGTCTTCGATGCAAGCAGAGAACCTGCGGCAGACCAGCAGCGATACGGAACCAGTGAATTTGGCGAACACTGCCTCCTTGCACGCAGATTGCTGGAGCACGGTGTACCATTCGTTCAGATCAATCATTCAAACTATGACACCCACTATGAGAACTTCGATTTCCATATTGAACAGCTTGGCGAATTCGATCTGCCGTTTGCCACGCTGATTTCAGATCTGGCTGAGCGTGGACTTCTGCAGGACACTCTCATTTGTGTGATGTCCGAATTCGGAAGAACGCCAAAGATCAACACTCGCTACGGCCGGGACCACTGGGGAACAGCGTGGAGTGTCGTGCTTGGTGGTACTGGAATTCAGCCAGGCGGAGTTATTGGGATGACCAATGAAAACGGAACCGCAGTTGTTGAACGACAGGTCGATCATGGCCACCTTTTCCATACGATCCTGCAGGCAGTTGGCGTTCAATCCGCCGGAGAATTTGAAATCGGAGGACGCACCTATCCGATCGCCGACCCGTCGAAAGGCCCGATTGAGGAGCTTCTGGCATGA